A genomic stretch from Antarcticibacterium flavum includes:
- a CDS encoding DUF6341 family protein: MRDFFEGIAWLFEEILFLPFNMLRDVEFETSWFLANIINWIFVLVVIVAFAYWMKQLKKFNDNDEENRDPTAHSFLG; the protein is encoded by the coding sequence ATGAGAGATTTTTTTGAGGGAATTGCCTGGTTATTTGAGGAGATTTTATTTCTTCCATTTAATATGCTTAGAGATGTAGAGTTTGAAACCTCCTGGTTTTTAGCTAACATTATAAACTGGATCTTTGTACTTGTTGTAATTGTTGCCTTCGCATACTGGATGAAGCAGCTTAAGAAATTCAATGACAATGACGAGGAAAACCGTGATCCTACTGCACATTCCTTTTTAGGATAA
- the purD gene encoding phosphoribosylamine--glycine ligase, which translates to MNILILGAGGREHAFAVKIKESANCSNLFVAPGNAGTAQVAENVNLKVTNFEAIREFVLEKNIQMVVVGPEDPLVEGIYDYFQEDPDLKEVMLIGPSKRGALLEGSKERAKEFMGIHKIPTAAYQSFTAESLEAGKKFLETLNAPYVLKADGLAAGKGVLILEDLAEAKQELENMLVDSKFGAAGATVVIEEFLEGIELSVFVLTDGKNYKVLPTAKDYKRIGEGNTGLNTGGMGAISPVPFANEEFMKKVEERIIKPTIEGLREEKIDYKGFVFIGLMKVGDDPYVIEYNVRMGDPETEVVLPRIENDLVLLLQKTAQQRLDEVEVNIKKESAVTVVLVSGGYPEDYEKSKEISGLDNVDGSVVYHAGTTQKDGKILSSGGRVLAVTSFGKDYKEALKKSYQNVDKLHFDKMYYRKDLGFDLS; encoded by the coding sequence ATGAATATTTTAATCCTTGGCGCCGGCGGGCGTGAGCACGCATTCGCAGTAAAGATCAAAGAGAGTGCAAACTGCTCAAATCTATTCGTTGCCCCCGGGAATGCAGGTACTGCCCAGGTAGCTGAAAATGTCAATTTGAAAGTAACCAATTTTGAAGCGATCAGGGAATTTGTATTGGAGAAAAATATACAAATGGTAGTTGTAGGGCCTGAGGATCCTCTGGTAGAAGGAATATATGACTATTTTCAGGAAGATCCCGACTTAAAGGAGGTGATGCTTATAGGACCTTCAAAAAGGGGAGCGCTGCTGGAAGGAAGTAAGGAACGTGCCAAGGAATTTATGGGGATACACAAGATACCAACTGCGGCTTATCAAAGTTTTACTGCTGAAAGTCTTGAGGCAGGGAAGAAATTCCTGGAGACCTTAAATGCGCCGTATGTCTTAAAGGCTGATGGGCTGGCTGCCGGAAAAGGGGTTTTAATTTTAGAAGATCTGGCCGAAGCAAAACAGGAACTGGAGAATATGCTTGTGGACAGCAAATTTGGTGCTGCAGGAGCTACTGTGGTTATTGAAGAATTCCTTGAGGGTATAGAACTAAGTGTTTTTGTTCTTACAGATGGTAAGAATTACAAGGTTCTTCCTACAGCAAAGGATTACAAGCGAATTGGCGAAGGCAATACAGGTTTAAATACCGGTGGTATGGGTGCCATTTCCCCTGTACCATTTGCCAATGAGGAATTCATGAAGAAGGTGGAAGAGCGTATTATAAAACCTACCATTGAAGGGCTTAGAGAGGAAAAGATCGATTATAAGGGTTTTGTCTTCATTGGTTTAATGAAAGTAGGTGATGATCCTTATGTTATTGAGTATAATGTGAGAATGGGAGATCCCGAAACAGAAGTGGTTTTACCGAGGATAGAGAACGATCTGGTACTATTACTTCAAAAAACTGCTCAACAAAGGCTTGATGAGGTTGAAGTTAACATTAAGAAAGAATCTGCTGTGACAGTAGTTCTGGTTTCTGGCGGATATCCTGAGGATTATGAAAAGTCAAAGGAGATATCAGGTCTGGATAATGTTGACGGCTCGGTAGTGTATCATGCCGGCACTACCCAAAAGGACGGAAAGATCCTTAGCAGCGGCGGGCGTGTGCTTGCTGTTACCTCTTTTGGAAAGGATTACAAAGAGGCACTAAAAAAATCTTATCAAAATGTCGATAAACTCCATTTTGATAAGATGTATTATAGAAAAGACCTTGGATTTGATTTATCCTAA
- a CDS encoding phenylacetate--CoA ligase family protein, which produces MNWFKISLQLNRFPINRAQEKLWQIQKIPEDVYGAYLEEQSRHIVEYHLQHNEHYRQFYGSNNFTSWEEVPVMQKKDLQRPLDQRLSKPYTKSTCYIGKTSGSSGHPFIFAKDRFCHALTWAEFIDRYQWIDIDLNSSLQARFYGIPLDFYGNLLERFKDRVSLRRRFNVFDLSEKKMLAFLERFRKSPFDYVNGYTSAIVLFAKYLQKKNLKLKDLCPTLKVCIVTSEKLFEKDKQLIETFFGVPVVNEYGASEVGLIAFENSNGEWIVNSESLFIEILDENNQILPNGEEGRIVITSLYNKAHPMIRYDIGDTGTLMPGSTLKRPILKKLTGRTNDVAKLADGKVVPGLTFYYVTKSIIEDAGSIKEFVIVQTALDTFKIEYVSEQEFTPVQVQRILTAIETFVGKNLQVELERKNILQRNISGKLKQFTSLI; this is translated from the coding sequence TTGAACTGGTTTAAGATCTCCCTTCAGCTTAACAGGTTCCCTATCAACAGGGCACAGGAAAAACTATGGCAAATTCAAAAGATACCCGAGGATGTCTATGGCGCATACCTTGAAGAGCAATCCCGTCATATTGTAGAGTATCACCTGCAGCATAACGAGCATTACCGGCAGTTTTATGGCAGTAATAATTTCACATCATGGGAGGAGGTGCCTGTAATGCAAAAGAAGGACCTGCAACGCCCCCTGGACCAGCGGCTAAGCAAACCTTATACAAAATCAACCTGCTACATAGGTAAAACTTCTGGTTCCAGCGGTCATCCCTTTATCTTTGCAAAGGACAGGTTTTGCCATGCCCTTACCTGGGCAGAGTTCATCGACAGGTACCAATGGATAGATATTGACCTTAACAGCTCCTTACAAGCACGATTCTACGGGATCCCCCTGGATTTCTATGGCAATCTTTTGGAGCGTTTTAAAGACCGGGTAAGCCTTCGCCGGCGTTTTAATGTCTTTGATCTAAGCGAGAAGAAAATGCTGGCTTTCCTCGAGAGGTTCAGGAAGTCACCTTTTGATTATGTCAATGGCTATACCAGTGCAATTGTATTGTTTGCCAAATATTTACAGAAGAAAAATTTAAAATTAAAGGATCTGTGCCCTACTCTTAAGGTGTGCATAGTTACTTCTGAAAAACTTTTTGAAAAAGACAAACAGCTTATTGAGACATTCTTTGGAGTGCCTGTTGTAAACGAATATGGAGCCAGCGAGGTGGGTCTTATAGCTTTTGAAAATTCAAATGGGGAATGGATCGTAAATTCTGAAAGCCTCTTTATTGAGATCCTTGATGAGAATAACCAGATCTTGCCGAATGGTGAGGAAGGGCGTATTGTGATCACCTCGCTATACAATAAGGCTCATCCCATGATACGCTATGATATTGGGGATACCGGCACCTTAATGCCCGGAAGCACCTTAAAGCGGCCAATACTTAAAAAACTTACCGGAAGGACAAATGATGTGGCAAAACTGGCAGATGGCAAAGTGGTCCCGGGTTTGACTTTCTACTATGTGACAAAATCAATTATAGAAGACGCAGGTAGCATTAAGGAGTTTGTGATCGTTCAAACAGCACTGGATACTTTTAAGATCGAATACGTGAGCGAGCAGGAATTCACCCCCGTCCAGGTGCAAAGGATACTTACGGCCATAGAGACTTTTGTGGGTAAGAACCTGCAGGTAGAACTGGAAAGAAAGAATATCCTTCAAAGGAATATAAGCGGGAAGCTAAAACAATTCACCTCTCTTATTTAA
- a CDS encoding glycosyltransferase family 2 protein, with translation MHEASKVSVIMPAYNSEAYIAGAIESVLHQTWDNWELWVIDDASTDPTVKIVEEYAQLYPNIHIIKNPINRGAGAARNKGIKAATGDYIAFLDADDLWMPLKLEEQLKFMQEHDLAMTFSSYILIDEDGKLLQKEIKALPHLTYQKLLKSNYVGNLTGIYDVRKVGKVYAPVIRKRQDWALWLEILKKVGSTRAITAPLACYRVRKNSVSGNKWKLLRHNYRIYRSFLEYGFLKSLGAMSRFLWEHFLVKNRQVKKLK, from the coding sequence ATGCACGAAGCGTCTAAGGTTTCTGTAATCATGCCGGCATATAATTCCGAAGCATATATTGCAGGGGCGATAGAATCTGTTCTTCATCAAACCTGGGACAATTGGGAACTTTGGGTTATAGATGATGCATCAACAGATCCCACTGTGAAAATTGTGGAGGAATATGCGCAACTCTATCCCAATATTCACATTATTAAAAATCCCATTAACCGGGGAGCGGGTGCGGCTCGAAATAAAGGCATTAAAGCTGCTACAGGAGATTATATTGCGTTCTTGGATGCCGATGATCTTTGGATGCCTTTAAAGCTTGAGGAGCAGCTTAAATTTATGCAGGAGCATGACCTCGCGATGACCTTCTCAAGTTATATCCTGATCGATGAGGATGGAAAGCTTTTGCAAAAGGAGATAAAAGCCCTTCCACATCTTACTTATCAAAAACTACTTAAATCAAATTACGTGGGAAATCTTACCGGCATTTATGATGTGAGGAAAGTGGGAAAGGTATATGCTCCAGTTATTAGGAAGCGGCAGGACTGGGCTTTGTGGCTGGAGATACTAAAAAAAGTTGGGTCAACACGTGCTATTACTGCACCTCTTGCCTGTTACAGGGTTAGAAAGAATTCGGTCTCAGGAAATAAATGGAAACTCCTGCGCCATAACTACAGGATCTACAGGAGCTTTCTTGAATATGGTTTTCTAAAAAGCCTGGGAGCAATGAGCAGGTTTCTTTGGGAACACTTTCTTGTAAAGAACCGTCAGGTTAAAAAGCTTAAATAA
- a CDS encoding UDP-glucuronic acid decarboxylase family protein has protein sequence MAKRILITGAAGFLGSHLSDRFIKEGFEVIGMDNLITGDMKNIAHLLNHQNFEFFNYDVTQFVHVRGELDYILHFASPASPIDYLKIPIQTLKVGSLGIWHLLGLAKEKNARILIASTSEVYGDPLVHPQTEDYYGNVNTICPRGVYDEAKRFQESMTMAYHRFHGVDTRIARIFNTYGPRMRLNDGRVIPAFIGQALRGQDLTVFGDGSQTRSFCYVDDQVEGIYRLLLSDYTDPVNIGNPDEITIKDFAEEIIKLTNTTQKIIYEPLPADDPMQRQPDITRAKEILGWEPKVSRQEGMKITYEYFKGLTEEELFKSEHKDFSRHIKR, from the coding sequence ATGGCAAAAAGAATACTCATTACCGGGGCAGCGGGATTCCTTGGATCCCATCTTAGTGACAGGTTTATAAAAGAAGGTTTTGAAGTTATTGGAATGGATAACCTCATTACCGGGGATATGAAAAATATTGCCCACCTTCTCAACCATCAAAATTTTGAATTCTTCAATTACGATGTTACCCAGTTTGTACACGTTCGGGGAGAGCTTGATTATATCCTGCATTTTGCCTCGCCGGCAAGTCCAATAGATTATTTAAAGATCCCTATTCAAACCCTAAAGGTTGGTTCTCTTGGAATTTGGCACCTGCTGGGCCTTGCAAAGGAAAAGAATGCAAGGATCCTTATTGCGTCAACATCTGAAGTGTATGGAGATCCCCTGGTGCACCCACAAACCGAGGATTATTACGGGAATGTTAATACGATATGTCCCCGGGGAGTATATGATGAGGCCAAACGTTTTCAGGAATCAATGACCATGGCCTATCACCGTTTTCACGGCGTTGATACCCGTATAGCAAGGATCTTTAATACATATGGCCCCAGGATGAGGTTGAATGATGGCCGGGTGATCCCCGCTTTTATTGGTCAGGCCTTGAGGGGGCAGGACCTTACAGTCTTTGGGGATGGTTCCCAAACCAGGTCTTTTTGTTATGTGGATGACCAGGTGGAAGGAATTTACAGGCTTCTGCTTAGTGATTATACAGATCCTGTGAATATTGGAAACCCAGATGAGATCACTATTAAGGATTTTGCTGAAGAAATCATAAAACTTACAAATACCACTCAAAAAATAATTTATGAACCCTTGCCGGCAGATGATCCCATGCAGCGACAACCCGATATTACCAGGGCAAAAGAGATCCTTGGATGGGAGCCAAAGGTTTCAAGGCAGGAGGGAATGAAGATCACATACGAATATTTTAAAGGCTTAACAGAGGAAGAACTTTTTAAGAGTGAGCACAAAGACTTTTCCAGGCATATAAAACGCTAA
- the rfbD gene encoding dTDP-4-dehydrorhamnose reductase: protein MKTVLITGAGGQLGKCFELATREMDDIDWLFMDSNEVDITLTYDLQQVFSSKRIDFCINCAAYTNVEKAEDDREKAFLINATAVKNLAEICKKNRTVLFHFSTDYVFDGSASTPYKEEDQTAPINVYGASKLKGEQFIEEISHAYFIFRTSWLYSQFGHNFYKTILNKAREGAALNITTSQTGTPTNANHLARLIVGLIKENNSNYGLYHYSNTGQTTWYGFAREILKISGNLDSVSLKEDNSYQTIAKRPAYSVLDKEKVQAGLSKSIASWEDALKELYETGSVKD from the coding sequence ATGAAAACAGTTTTGATAACAGGAGCCGGTGGGCAACTGGGGAAATGTTTTGAACTTGCTACCCGCGAGATGGATGATATTGACTGGTTATTTATGGATTCCAATGAAGTGGATATCACTTTAACCTATGATCTACAACAGGTCTTTAGCAGTAAAAGAATAGATTTTTGTATAAACTGTGCGGCGTATACCAACGTAGAGAAGGCGGAGGATGATCGTGAAAAAGCATTTCTTATCAATGCAACAGCGGTAAAGAACCTGGCAGAAATTTGCAAAAAAAACAGGACAGTTTTATTCCATTTTTCTACAGATTATGTTTTTGACGGCAGTGCATCTACTCCTTATAAGGAAGAGGATCAAACGGCCCCCATAAATGTTTATGGTGCTTCCAAACTAAAAGGGGAGCAATTTATAGAGGAAATAAGCCACGCATATTTCATCTTTAGGACCTCCTGGTTATACTCACAGTTTGGCCATAATTTTTACAAAACTATATTAAATAAGGCAAGGGAAGGGGCAGCATTGAATATCACGACCTCTCAAACCGGTACCCCTACCAATGCAAATCACTTAGCCAGGCTCATTGTTGGGTTAATAAAAGAAAATAACAGCAATTACGGTTTATATCATTACAGCAACACAGGACAAACCACCTGGTATGGATTTGCAAGGGAGATACTTAAGATTTCGGGCAATCTGGATTCTGTAAGCCTTAAAGAGGACAATTCTTACCAAACCATAGCAAAGAGGCCGGCCTATAGTGTGCTGGATAAAGAAAAGGTGCAAGCTGGTTTATCAAAATCGATTGCGTCCTGGGAAGATGCTTTGAAAGAATTATATGAAACCGGTTCTGTAAAAGATTGA
- the rfbC gene encoding dTDP-4-dehydrorhamnose 3,5-epimerase, which translates to MKFHSTPLKDCFYIAPDVFRDHRGIFLESYRKNKFREGTGLDIDFVQDNQSVSTRGVLRGLHFQGGDHAQAKLVRVIYGEVLDVVVDLRPDSPTFKKSFSILLNDKEHHQLFIPQGFAHGFLTLSEVSVFSYKCDRYYSPGAESGVIYNDPELAIDWGMPEEDLILSTKDKQLPTLKMLFP; encoded by the coding sequence ATGAAATTTCATTCAACCCCCTTAAAGGATTGTTTTTATATAGCACCAGATGTCTTTAGAGACCACCGTGGCATCTTCCTGGAGAGTTACCGCAAAAATAAATTCAGGGAAGGCACAGGCCTGGATATTGATTTTGTACAGGATAACCAATCGGTTTCCACGAGAGGCGTATTAAGGGGGCTACATTTCCAGGGGGGCGATCACGCGCAGGCAAAGCTTGTAAGGGTGATCTATGGCGAGGTGCTGGACGTAGTGGTAGACCTTAGACCAGATTCTCCTACGTTTAAAAAATCCTTCAGTATTTTGCTGAATGATAAAGAGCACCACCAGCTGTTCATTCCGCAGGGGTTTGCACATGGATTTTTAACCCTCTCTGAGGTCTCTGTATTTTCTTATAAATGCGACCGATATTATTCCCCCGGGGCAGAGAGCGGCGTGATCTATAATGATCCTGAACTTGCAATTGACTGGGGAATGCCTGAAGAGGATCTTATATTATCCACCAAGGACAAGCAGCTTCCAACCCTTAAAATGCTTTTTCCATGA
- a CDS encoding DUF6909 family protein, producing MANLNLMGRTRAQESTNSIERLYITMRHLFNRGFYKPMGVSGETLREALMTLRPEIYGTIAEEKVELNGLLYVMDRLPKGIEECRYINLTSDEGYANSHFKPIVPPKRRRNCYRIDEEQINIEITRGRSEIYDILTHLTFLFMESHKIMRRIIIDEDGSVSRDWDKLEAAVKKKDLSQNEREIALTHMANILGRTFKEVTEIYPKFMIPENEERLLHIVYWLGKLALDETVNNNKRIVTFSPVLRERLGHHIHGEVWADTIKRQLLEKNLMHRPIHIISANMHSVMNTLFTPEALEKEMGKKPVMEMYEALSDKGNGQLRNKVMKMALENGMQFIEDKSGTNIDVQIFDTALLKVGYRNAAFHEMEADSKPVILVMDYAFGEQAYETMDELLKPYTYEDNEIHLNVVSISIMGKAGILEGGKGDIMIPSAHLFEGTADNYPFYNELRKEDLDGQGIKVVDGTMITVLGTSLQNKDLLKFFQESTWNVVGLEMEGAHYQKAIQAASRLRDNIREDVQVRYAYYASDNPLETGSTLASGGLGTTGVKPTYLITEKILEQIFNS from the coding sequence ATGGCAAATTTAAACCTGATGGGCAGGACCCGTGCCCAGGAAAGCACCAATTCAATAGAGCGCCTTTACATTACTATGAGGCACCTTTTTAACCGGGGCTTTTATAAACCAATGGGAGTATCTGGAGAAACCCTTAGAGAAGCGCTTATGACGCTGCGCCCCGAAATATATGGTACGATCGCCGAGGAGAAAGTGGAGCTTAATGGCCTTCTTTACGTGATGGACCGTCTTCCCAAAGGCATTGAGGAATGCAGGTATATTAATTTAACCAGTGACGAGGGTTATGCAAATTCGCACTTTAAACCTATTGTTCCTCCAAAACGTCGCAGGAATTGTTACAGGATCGATGAGGAACAAATAAACATTGAGATCACCCGTGGAAGGTCTGAGATCTATGATATCCTTACCCACCTAACTTTCCTTTTTATGGAATCCCATAAAATTATGAGAAGGATCATTATTGATGAGGATGGAAGTGTTTCAAGGGACTGGGATAAACTGGAGGCCGCTGTAAAAAAGAAGGACCTCTCCCAAAATGAACGAGAAATAGCTTTAACGCATATGGCCAATATACTGGGAAGGACCTTTAAGGAGGTTACAGAGATATATCCAAAATTCATGATCCCTGAGAATGAAGAAAGACTGCTGCATATAGTCTACTGGCTGGGGAAACTTGCGCTTGATGAAACGGTTAATAATAATAAACGTATAGTAACCTTTAGCCCTGTTCTGCGCGAGCGACTGGGACACCATATTCACGGGGAAGTTTGGGCAGATACTATCAAGAGGCAATTGCTGGAAAAAAACCTGATGCACCGCCCAATCCATATAATAAGTGCTAACATGCACAGTGTGATGAACACACTTTTCACACCCGAAGCCCTTGAAAAGGAAATGGGGAAAAAGCCGGTTATGGAAATGTATGAGGCTTTAAGCGATAAAGGCAATGGCCAGCTGCGCAATAAAGTGATGAAAATGGCACTGGAGAACGGCATGCAATTCATTGAAGATAAGAGCGGCACCAATATAGATGTCCAGATCTTTGATACAGCCCTTTTAAAGGTTGGGTATCGCAACGCAGCATTTCATGAAATGGAGGCAGATTCAAAACCCGTGATCCTGGTGATGGATTATGCTTTTGGAGAACAGGCCTATGAAACTATGGATGAGCTCCTTAAACCATACACTTATGAGGATAACGAGATACATTTAAATGTTGTGTCGATCTCAATTATGGGAAAGGCCGGTATCCTGGAGGGTGGGAAAGGAGATATTATGATCCCCTCTGCCCATTTATTTGAAGGCACTGCAGATAATTACCCCTTTTACAATGAACTACGCAAGGAAGATCTCGATGGGCAGGGAATTAAAGTGGTAGACGGGACTATGATCACTGTACTAGGAACTTCCTTGCAAAATAAGGACCTGCTTAAATTCTTCCAGGAATCAACCTGGAATGTTGTGGGGCTGGAGATGGAAGGAGCGCATTACCAAAAGGCGATCCAGGCAGCTTCACGTCTACGGGATAATATAAGGGAGGATGTGCAGGTGAGATATGCTTATTACGCCAGTGATAATCCCCTGGAGACAGGGAGCACCCTGGCTTCGGGAGGCCTGGGAACAACCGGGGTAAAACCTACATACCTGATCACAGAAAAGATCCTGGAACAAATTTTTAATTCATAA
- a CDS encoding GH3 auxin-responsive promoter family protein — MSIKSFAAKIFANHIRKKIDKWASNPMETQEKVFNELLQKGKETAFGKDHGFETITSYSQFQEKVPIRDYEELKPYVDRMVAGEPDVLWPGRPLYYAKTSGTTSGAKYIPLTKDSMPTHIKAARNAILCYIAETGKASFVDGKMIFLQGSPEMDEKNGVKLGRLSGIVAHYVPAYLQKNRMPTWETNCIDDWETKVDAIVEETRKENMTVISGIPSWVQMYFERLQEKTGQKVGDLFRNFNLFIYGGVNYEPYRAKFENLIGRKVDSIELYPASEGFFAFQDRQEDKGMLLQLDSGMFYEFVKADEFFDEVPKRLTLGEVEMNVNYVMIISTTAGLWGYNIGDTVMFTSLKPFKLVVSGRIKHFISAFGEHVIAKEVEEAMQTATEKTGARISEFTVAPQITPQGEELPYHEWFIEFEQEPSDLKEFSAILDEALQQQNSYYLDLISGKILQQLVITKVPRDGFQQYMKSIGKLGGQNKLPRLSNDRKIADALEKIIKTEK, encoded by the coding sequence ATGTCTATAAAATCCTTTGCAGCCAAAATATTTGCAAACCACATTAGAAAAAAAATAGATAAATGGGCCTCCAATCCTATGGAAACCCAGGAAAAAGTGTTTAATGAACTTCTGCAAAAAGGTAAAGAAACGGCCTTTGGAAAAGACCATGGTTTTGAGACGATCACCTCTTATTCCCAGTTCCAGGAAAAGGTTCCTATCAGGGATTATGAAGAGCTTAAGCCATACGTAGACCGAATGGTTGCGGGTGAGCCGGATGTCCTGTGGCCGGGAAGACCTCTTTATTATGCCAAGACCTCTGGCACCACCAGTGGCGCCAAGTATATCCCTCTTACCAAAGATTCCATGCCTACCCATATTAAGGCCGCCAGGAATGCTATTTTATGTTATATAGCAGAGACTGGAAAAGCTTCTTTTGTAGATGGGAAAATGATATTTCTACAGGGAAGTCCGGAAATGGATGAGAAGAACGGGGTAAAACTAGGAAGGCTATCCGGGATCGTGGCGCATTATGTCCCTGCTTATTTGCAAAAGAACAGGATGCCCACCTGGGAAACAAATTGTATAGATGACTGGGAAACAAAGGTAGATGCCATTGTGGAGGAGACAAGGAAAGAAAATATGACGGTCATAAGCGGTATTCCCTCCTGGGTTCAAATGTATTTTGAAAGGCTGCAGGAGAAGACCGGCCAAAAGGTGGGAGACCTATTCAGGAATTTTAACCTGTTCATTTACGGGGGGGTTAATTATGAACCCTATCGTGCAAAATTTGAAAATCTAATAGGGAGGAAGGTAGACAGCATAGAACTTTATCCTGCTTCTGAAGGTTTTTTCGCTTTCCAGGACAGGCAGGAGGATAAAGGAATGCTACTGCAGCTGGACTCAGGAATGTTTTATGAATTTGTAAAAGCCGACGAGTTTTTTGATGAAGTTCCTAAAAGATTAACCCTGGGAGAGGTGGAAATGAATGTGAATTATGTTATGATCATTTCAACCACAGCAGGTTTATGGGGATATAATATTGGCGATACAGTGATGTTTACTTCGTTAAAACCATTTAAATTGGTAGTTTCAGGTAGGATAAAGCATTTTATTTCAGCGTTTGGAGAGCATGTGATCGCAAAGGAAGTGGAAGAGGCAATGCAAACTGCCACAGAGAAAACCGGGGCGAGAATTTCAGAATTTACCGTGGCACCGCAAATAACCCCGCAGGGAGAGGAGCTGCCTTATCACGAATGGTTCATTGAGTTTGAGCAGGAACCTTCAGATCTAAAGGAATTTTCTGCCATACTTGATGAAGCCCTTCAGCAACAAAATTCGTATTATCTGGATCTCATTTCAGGAAAGATCCTTCAGCAATTAGTAATAACCAAAGTGCCCCGGGATGGATTTCAGCAGTACATGAAATCTATTGGGAAACTGGGCGGGCAAAACAAATTACCCCGCCTGTCCAATGACCGGAAAATAGCCGATGCGCTTGAAAAAATAATAAAGACAGAGAAATAA
- a CDS encoding M23 family metallopeptidase, which produces MTNEKKNKKKFAKKLLHKYRLVILNEDTFEERVSFKLTRLNVFVVVTLSAIFLIAATTFLIAFTGLREYIPGYSSAALKRQATELAYKTDSLQTVLVVNNQYYESIRRVLTGDMEPSRLNRDSLERSFQADPSLLDLNPSRADSLLRQEVAQEDRFNVFETAGSAGEFSLFPPVQGPITEGYDLRTRHYAVDVVVAKNAPIKAAADGRVIFAEWSAATGYVIMVKHDYGLISVYKHNSSLTKEQGDLVKAGEVIAAGGSSGELSTGPHLHFELWKEGNPVNPTDYIDFE; this is translated from the coding sequence ATGACCAACGAAAAGAAAAATAAGAAGAAATTTGCTAAAAAGTTACTTCACAAGTACCGCTTAGTAATTTTAAATGAAGACACATTTGAGGAGCGGGTTTCTTTTAAACTTACCCGCCTCAACGTTTTTGTAGTGGTAACCCTTAGTGCGATCTTTCTCATTGCGGCCACAACCTTTCTCATTGCATTTACAGGATTAAGGGAATATATTCCGGGATACTCATCTGCTGCTCTAAAAAGACAGGCAACCGAGCTGGCTTATAAGACAGATTCCCTTCAAACGGTGCTGGTGGTGAACAACCAGTATTATGAATCCATAAGGAGGGTGCTTACCGGTGACATGGAACCTTCAAGACTTAATCGTGATTCTTTGGAACGCTCTTTCCAGGCAGATCCTTCATTGCTGGACCTAAACCCATCCAGGGCAGATTCCCTCTTAAGGCAGGAAGTGGCACAGGAAGACAGGTTTAATGTTTTTGAAACAGCTGGCTCTGCAGGTGAATTCTCATTGTTTCCACCGGTACAGGGACCAATTACAGAGGGTTATGACCTTAGGACCAGGCATTATGCCGTAGATGTAGTGGTAGCTAAAAATGCACCTATTAAAGCCGCTGCAGATGGACGCGTGATCTTTGCTGAATGGAGTGCAGCCACAGGTTATGTTATTATGGTAAAACACGATTACGGACTCATTTCTGTTTACAAACACAACTCCTCTCTTACCAAGGAGCAGGGGGATCTTGTAAAGGCAGGTGAAGTAATTGCTGCCGGTGGATCCTCCGGGGAACTTAGTACCGGCCCGCATTTACACTTTGAACTATGGAAAGAAGGAAACCCGGTTAATCCTACAGATTATATTGACTTTGAATAA
- the tatA gene encoding twin-arginine translocase TatA/TatE family subunit, protein MILFNLPLMIGAPQIILIVIVVLLLFGGRKIPELMRGLGSGIKEFKDASKDDSDDKKVPEENK, encoded by the coding sequence ATGATTTTATTTAATTTACCTTTAATGATTGGAGCACCGCAAATTATCCTTATTGTGATAGTTGTCCTGTTATTATTCGGTGGGCGTAAGATACCTGAATTAATGAGGGGCTTAGGTAGTGGTATCAAAGAATTTAAGGACGCCTCCAAAGACGATTCAGACGATAAAAAGGTTCCTGAAGAGAACAAATAA